AGCTTGTTTATACCTTCTTTAGCATGTGCAGCGATGTCTTTGGCTGACTTTGTCGGCCACTCATCCACAGGTCGTTTCAGAAACTCTGGTCCATTTTGCCACACAGATTCCTCTTTGAGGTCTTCTGGGGTTGCTCCTCTCGTTATGATGTCAGCAATGTTTTGCTCACCTGGAATCCATCTCCAGTCTTCAACAGATGTGGACTTCTGAATCTCTCCCACTCTGTTTGCAAAAAAGGTTTGGAACCCATAGCTGTCCCTTTGGATTGCTCCTAGCACAGTTTGACTGTCTAGTAGATGGAGCCAACGTTCCATTTGCATCCGACTGTGCTTTTCGATGTATCTTCGGAGTCTTGCAGCGAAGACAGCACCACAGACCTCAGCCTTCACTGGTTCTCCCTTTTGGTCCAGTGGTGTGAGCTTTGCTTTAGACTCGACAAGCCGGACTAGGATGCCTTGTTCAGTCTCCCACCTGACATATGCAACAGCTCCATAACTCTGGTCACTTCCATCGGAGAATGTTATCCCCCAGGGTCCTCCAATCCTCTTGACTGGTGTAAGGCTTCTGTGGAAGGTTATTTGGTTGAGACGTGTATATTCCTCAAACAGGTGGATGGCTTCTTCCCTCAGTCTTTCAGACAGAGGTCTGTCCCATGTGTCTCGTGTCAGAGATTTGCCTCCAGCTTCTTGAAAAGCTTTTCTGACCAGGATGGCTCCCTTTTGTTTGGCAGGTGTTGCGAGGCCTATTAGGTCATATAAGCTAGCTACTTGGCTAAGCAGTTGTCTCCTAGTCAGTGGGTTTggagttttttctctttgaGAAGTTGATTGACATCATGAGGTACAGTTTGTCTGATTCAACTAGGTAGCCAACTCCAAGGGCTTTGTTGTCACCATCTCTCCTTTGGTTGGGAAGAATGAGGATTCTCATCTGTGTTCTTCTGCATCTTTCTGCCTCCCACTTTGGCCTGACCGGACCCACGGCTTGAGGAAGAATCCACCTGTCTTTAGGATTTCTTCAACTGTTTTGGTGGTTTTGTCTAGTTTTCCCAGGTCATTGTGAGATGTCAGGATGTCATCTACATATGAATCCTCATCAAGGATCCTAcgctcctcctccaggtgagtGAAAATGGGCAGCTTTGCTGTCTCTCTCATGGCCAGTTGTGCGATACACCCTGCTGGTCGATCGCCAATGTTGACCCTGGTGATGGCATATTCCTCaatttctccatcttcactatCTCTCCAGAGAAATCTGTGGAGGTGAATCTCCAGGTCTTCAAGCCACACAgaattatacattttcttgATGTCACCTAGGGCAGCATGGACTCCTCTCCTGAACCTTACTAGCACTGCTCGGATGGGATTCAGGACATCAGGCCCTTTCAGAAGGAGGTCGTTCATGCTGAGCCCTTTAAACTTCTGGCTGCTGTTCCATACCAGTCGCACAGGTGTTGTAATGGAGTGTGGGTTTGGCGCCACCAAGTGGCTGACGTACCATACTGGGCCTTTCCACTTGGCGATGGTCTCCTCAGTGAGTTTCTTTGctgccctcctctccaccatcTCATGGACTTGAGTTGTGTATGCCACACGCCACTCTGGTTCTTTCTtgagctgtctctctgtccttagAAAGGTGGCTTCCACTGCTCTCCTGTTGTTGGGCAGGGAACTTGGGACTTCAATCCAGGGATATTTTGTGTCCCAGTGAGGCTCCTGACTGTGAGCATCCGCTTTCACATAGGTGAGGCCTTGCCTGATAATCTCCAGCTCTCTTTCCTCACTCAAAGTCATGTCTTTGCCTCCCGGTTGACAGTTACCGCACCGGCATCCACCACACATGGGTTCGCAGGCTGCTCCAATGCTGTCCCACTTCCACCAGTCTAAGAACTCTCTGCCAGCAACTGTGCCTTTGGTTTCAGCTTGTTTCTCTGCAATTTCTTGATACTTCACTGCTGTGGTTCTCATCGATCGTGCAAAGCGAGTCTCAGAATTGTGCAGAGCCATGTCAACTACTTCACAGAGGTCTGGATGCACTCCGCCAACAGTCTTCCCTAAAGGGCCCTCCCAAAGGACGAGGTCTCCTACTACCTTTACTCTTTGTGGAGCGAGTCTTCCTTCACGTTGGCTGATGAGAAGCTCAACGTGCTCTGGTCTTTGAAGGTCTTCCAGGTTGGTGTTGGGGAAGAACTTCTTGAGCTGTTGTGGTTTGATTACTCTCTGCACTTTTGCAATTTCATCCAAGCCATAGCAGATAAGCTCATGAGCTCTCTCTGTCCCTTTAGGTGTCTTGACTCTCACCTTGAGTAAATATCTTTTGGTCTTCACCTTAAGGGCCATGCCTCCGACTCCATGGACAACAAGCGTGATCTTTTCACTCCGTAGCTTCAGACTCCTGGCTGCTCTGTGAGTGATGTAGTTGGTATCCGATGCCAAGTCAATGAGGGTTCCAATTCTCTGTCCTGCATTGGTGGTTACTTCCAGAAGCATAAGAAGAACTGGTAACTCACGTGTATTTGAGTCCATCACTCCAGGTAGTTTTTTTTCAGTGCAGTATGATTTTGCAGCCATGTTGGTGAAAGCTTTCCTGAATTTTTCTGCCATGACTGGGGTGAGTTCAGATATTAATCTCTCTTGTTCCTCTGTGAATGCTTGCCTTCTGGTGCTGGATTTTCCCACTTTGTCGGATTCTTTCCCTTTGAATCCTCCCTTCAGGCAAAGAAAGAAATGGTGGTCTGAGGAGCTTCCTCTCTTGCAGTCTTTGTTCCTGCACAGGTAACTGTCCacacattcctcctcctctgcatgaCATATGAGGCATCTTCTGCATGCTCCCAGTTTTTCAACAGCAATTAGCTTCTCGCTAGGTTTTAGTTCTTTGAACCTCTTGCAAAAGAAGATCTTCTCACTGTGTCTTTCATCTCCACAGACAACACATCCTCCTGTCCTTGTGGACTTTGTGAAAGCGTACTTCTTCTCCAGGTAAGTAGGCTTCTTCTCAGATTTTTCACTTACACCCAGTTGGTCTAGTCTCTCTAGGATATCCCCCTGAGTCTTTAAGAATGTGAGAAGGCTGTCAAAGTGGTTGTCAGGTGTGACTCCGTTTCTTGGATTGACCATGAATGTGAGCCAGTCTCTCTTCACATTGTCCGGCAGTTTGCTCTCTATGTATCTGATCACCAGGGGATTCTTGATGGCTCCAGTGCTTTCAAGCTCGATGAGGTCATTCAAAGACTTTTCTACTGTTTGAATTAGGTCAATCCCCCTCCTTGGCTGGTGTGACTTTACAGGTGGGATCCTCTCCAGGTCCTCAATTATTTCCAAGGCAATCGCTGGCTTATTTCCATACCTATTTTGAAGCACTCTAAATATGTCTTCAGCACTGTTGTATGTTGATAGGCTCAGTTTCTCTGCATATTCTCTCGTCCACACTGTCAAGGAGTTGGAACTTCTTCACTTCCACTGAGCCAGTTGGCTCCCCCTGCCTCTGCAGGTTCTCCCagtctctcctccacctgtggAAATTCCTCTTGAACCCAGTGAATTTAGGTAGACTGGTTGGCTTTATCCTCATCACTGGTTGTTGAACTGTCACAGGTTGaggctctctttctcttccttcctcctctgtgactctTTGTGCAGTGAGGAATTCTGCCCTTCTGGCTTCGAGCTTGTTGCCCCATGCTCTCAGGTCTTTTACTCTGCTTTCCAGGTGTGCTGTCTGACCAGGTGGGATCCATCTTTCCCAGGCTTTCAGGCTCTCACTTGCATCATGAATCAGCCTCCTCACTCCTTCCAGCTGCAGTTCATAGCCGTCTCTATTGATAGCAGTGATGGGGCATGCCTGAGCTCTTTCACAGGCTACCCCTGCTACTTGAATTGCAGAGCTTACCTCCTCGTCACCATATCTTCGCCAGAGGTTGGATTGGACTGCTTTCCGAACTTCATCCAGGCTTGCGTCACACTCTTCCATTGTCCTTTCAAGCTCATCCTGCTGGTGCTTGCCAAGCTTGACTTCTTCGCCCTCATCGGTTTCAGCTTCATTATCTGCCAGTAGGCCAGCCCTGTACTCCTCATTTGCATCGCTGATGTGCCTTGCCAGGAAACTGAGCTCGCTGAACTCCTCTTGCAGCTCATGCTTGATCATGCTATTTGCAGCTCTGCTCAGGTAGTTCGCTTGCTTGGTGAAGGCAGTTTTAGCTAAGGTCCTCTCTTGCTTGAGTTGCTTGACTGTCTTCCTGGGAGTTTCCTTTGCCATGGTGAAGGGTTTCCAGttctttttatcttttcccTTTGCGTCGACAGCTTGACTTCAGGCCTTTGATCCTAGTCTTCCTGCCACGTTGGTTATCAACTGTCAAgttctgtgtgttttcgtgACCACATCTCTGCCCAAACTTGAAAAACTGCTTGATCAACCATAGAAGGGTGCAAAGGACAACTCAATACTTCTTATtcttccattttttattttcttgatgttTGATTCTTTCAGTGGACATAAGTAAATCAAGGAATCGAATAGAATGAATAGGTTGATAAcctttgaaaacagaaaaagacatGCATTagtctaaaaaaaaattaataaaccagtaaacattttcctctcAAAATGACCCCAGTTCCTTAGTTCTTAAACAAGTTCAGAATTAACAAACAATTCCAATTAACCTAGACTCTGAGTTACATAAAGTATCATCATAATTAATTAACCCCATCTAAAGTTTTCAACAAAGTTCAAATTAGCATGCTAAGGTTATTCAACTTATAActgtaatttaataataataattaacaacaGTCGTGGAGAAGCATGATCTTACTGCACCATCCACATCAAAGCTGTTCTTTCCTACCAGTTGCGTCTTTCAGATTGATCAGGAGCTGTGGTCATTCCTTCTTCCCAGGAGCAAGTGCTAAGActagtgatggcgagatgaagcttcatgaagctttgaagctttccatccaattggttcgctcatgggccgaagcttcatggtgcttcatttgctctactgcgccatcaagtggacattaaatgtaatgtaattataatgaaaccatggctttggtgggtgaagctttgaattgaataaacgaATTAATGATAtttgtgatgccaatacacGTACACTTACAAAATGGataacagttaatttatttttataaaacaacAGCTTCTAAACAGTGCTGGGTTACAGGCggattaattttttttgaaataatttcgcCTGCTTTAGAAACTATCATTTCACAGCGCACAGATGATGCTGGggtacaaagaaaagataccgcaagtttgtacaagttaggaaataaattccttttctccctgcaatactcagaatatattgcaagcaaacgcacaataaagtcccaagacaagtagtgtgggggggaatccattgcgtttcgcagccccttttattttgaatcgcacaccaaacccgcgaaccctttcctgaatcagtgacatgctcggccggctcgcgaggcttcgaacgtcatcacatacgtcatcaacacaagcctcgatacgcgcttcataaaaatcatcctcgattactcgacacacgcttcgaagcctcgacacgggaggacacatcactaGCTAAGACTAGCTGACTGCATCCAAACATTTTGTGCCATGCCTTCCCAGTGGGTGCGCAGGCAAATATGGTCCCCTTTAAGAGTTCCTGTTGGGCTTGGGTTCCACCACCATCTCTTGTGTGGTCGCCCTCTGCAGGTTTGGAGTGCAGAGTGCTTTGTATGTGCTCTTGAAATGAATTGGGGTCTGACACAACAGGCAGTAATGGCTGGAAATGAATACTATTTTATTTAGGTGcaatttcaaataaaatcaaattccTGTGCatataattcaaatattttgaaGTTTATAAGTATAAGTCTCCTTATATGATTGTAAATCTGACGTTTGGTTCattgaatatatataatatatacaataatGTATAATACCTAGGGAATACGGATGACAATTAGATTATAGCTACTCTGGTACTGCTAAGGAGCTGTGCATTGTCcctatcaaataaaataaaaataaatataactatGCAGAAATACAGACTATGTACAACTGTATGTGCAGAGTAAGTGTGCAACATGtgcaaaacagaataaaaatataatgcTGGGATATAAATGTTATTTCTGCCTATTGTTTGGCAGAACTAAATGGACGCATCAACTTTCTACGGGGGCGAGCTGGTGGACTTCAAACCAGGATTCCACCTGTCAAAAGAGATGACAGCTGTCTCAGTGACAATAGCGATCAATTATGCCTAATGttgctaatttgcctcatacccaAATGTATATCTATTGTAtgtgctatattgaaattagcAATcaccacttaatttagcatctgcaTGACagcaaaaaacaatttttttatgtaattgtAAATAAATTCAGGCAATAAGAGGTTAAAAGGCAGCGTCTGCGCTGCCTCACGGAGgaactcagagactcagacacTGGAGAGAATCTCAGATACTCTCTGAGAGACGCCCGGACTGAGCTGCAAAGCTAGTCTGCTTTGTGTGTGATTAAGTTTATGTGTGGTCATAATAAAGTATGTTAAAAAGCAACACTTCCGTCTCTGGCTGTTTGTAGGAGAGCCCCGTGGCAAGGTCTCCTGCCACACTGACATTAAATAAGGCATTAGAATGCGATATTAACAGAGTACCAGCAGAGGTGCATCAGAATTTAAATCCAGCTCTTTGTCAAGCATCTTAAAAGCAGTCTCTGTCTCAAACTTTCACAACTCTTACTTCCTCCGGAGCTGAAGATCTCGCTCTTCCTTGTCTAATGAAGCGAGGCGCACCTTTAATCGAGCATCAAACCTAGAGCCAGGAGATGACTCCACAGAAAAgggattttatttgtatagcccatattcacaaatcacaatttgtctcatagggctttaacatgttgagacatcctctgtccttaaccctcaacaagagtaaggaaaaactactaaaaacccttttaacagggtaaaaatacgtagaaacctcagagagagccacatgtgagggatccttctcccaggacggacagatgtgcaatagatgtcaagtgtaggaaaacatcaagataaaggtttcagcagcattgatgagggtaaacattttgaaggataacttcaatactatataacaagcagtcctgctgcaatcatagtctatggtcagcagccagccagatcatgatccatcatcaagatcggatccactatatctaataactaataaaaacgTTAccccactttaaccctgatcAGTGGCCAAAAACCTGAAACGCCAATACCCATCGGGGATTTATCCCCACCCAGAATTATTCCCAAAACAAAAAAGGCAAAATAATAACTGAGTGCCCGAAAGAAAGACTGACTCGATCGATCAACATCCAGATATCAACACTTACAGCCCCCGGAGACAATCTCAACACAAAGAAATTACACGCTTATCAATTACTCGATCAGCTCAACAATTAACTGAAAACAACTTTCTAAAAGGAAAGCGAAACTGACTAACAGCAGAAACAATTTCACTCAAAAGTAGGGATTGCGaaatgaagcttcatgaagcattgatgctttccatccaattggttcactcatgggccgaagcttcatggcgcttcatttgctctactgtGCCATCAAGTGGACAATAAATGTAACACAGGCAGAGTGATTATAATGACaccatggctttggtgtgtgaagctttgaattgaataaatgaatgaatgaagctgGGGTACAGAGAAAGGTAACAGCAAGTTTACACAAGTTTGGATATACAGTTTTCTGTCCTTCCCAATACTTTAGGTACTACGCTAGTAATTATTACTATGTGCATACCTTATTAGAAGAGATCAGCTCAAAAATGTTCCCAGACAGGGGAAAATCACTTCTTTCTTACTGGTTCCGTCGCAAAAAAGAGAAGCTTGAATAGAttgcaaacaaatacacaataaagTCCCAGGTCCACAaaatgtgtgggggggggggggggatccattGCGTTTCACTGCTCCCAACACTCCCAACTTTAATGCTGCCAATTGACCCACTGGGCCTGgctgtctccttctctctgcctcttaaCCGCCACAGCCTTAATTGGTGATTTAGGCCAGCCgtgtacactcacacactgcagctgGAGGGAAAAGGGTGGCTTCTGAATGGACAATGGGAAgagtgaacagagagagagcaaagagaaaaCATCAAACGGCACGTAACAGACATCTTTAagattaattttatttcatctttaaGATTCATTTTAAGTTTGTTCATGTAGTGATGAGATGAATGCCACAAAAGTGATCACTATAATCACTTTAttccactgtatatatatatatatatacatatatagcaAAGAATATAATCAAACGTTAATTTGCAGGAAATCACCAGCCCAAATGGGAATCTTAAAGGAATTGTTATTCAGTTCAAATGAATTATATTCAGTTTATTTGTATGGTGCCAAATCGCAACATAAATTTGTGTTCATCACATAGAATATTAATGAGTAAGATCTTTTGTTGAAAATGATTATTTGtctaataacattttaaataatctataaaaaaattgtgtgaCATCACAGGTGCCAAAATCGAATTATGTCTTTGGCAGAAAAAGCCTGATATTAATAATAGGACAAAGACAATGGAATGAGATGAGGTCATAGGCGTAAAACAGGAGAGGTCAAGATCAAAGGAATGTGATAATGCTATAAAGCCATGATCAAAGGATTGACTATTTTATACTGCCAAAACCAACCCCACCATCACAAGGAAACTCCATGTTACAGTGCTCTCCACCACATcacatccctgtgatggacaaAAAGCTCCATCAAGCAAAAAGAGCCGCCATGGCCAATAGTAATGTAAAAGGAGCCTACTATCTTTCATCTGATGAGTATAGGATGTTCATCTCAACTGCCGAGGTTCTTACTGAGGAGAATGAGAAGGCCTCAAATGAGGTTTATCAGAGGGAGCAAGAGAGACATGATGCAGAAAAAATAACGCTCCAATCGGAGTGGGACAAGTTCTTGAAgatggagcaagagagagaaattgCACAGCTcaacatgaagaagaaagagaaagcaaaAGCTGCAAAGATAAAGAAGTGCCCATTGGAGCATGCCAAGGACTTGAGGATGGAAGACGAGTCAGAAATTCAAGAGTTCAACAGGCAGATTTTGAGTGCTATGTATTTCCCCATTCAAAAAGCCCAGCTGAGGGAAATTGAACAGAGAAAGGCAAAGTTGTTAAAGGAGAAAAAGGATATGGACTCCATGCTTTATGCTGAGCACCAAAAGAACTGTAAGAGATTGGATGAGAAAGATGAAAAGTACAGACAGAATGCTATCAAAGCAGCACAAGAAATTCAAAATCAAATCCAGCAAAATCTTGAGGTAAAGAAACTGAAAGACAACATGAAAAAGCTGGAGGCACAACAGGTGAGAGAAACTCTGGTGAAAATGACACAGGAAGACTTTACGGAACTACAGACGAAGAGGGAGAATGCACAGCGTTTTTTTCAGGAAAGCATGCAATCTAATAATGAAACCATACAGGCCCGGGAGCAGAAAAGAATGGGGGATAAGCTGGCTGAAAAGAAAAAGCTGCAGAGAATGCAAAAAGAACTAGAGAGGGATGCTAAGTATGAAGAAGAGCAGACACGAATGAGGAAGGAAAAAGATTTTGAGTTGACAAAGATGTGGggccagcaaaaaaaaaatatagataATTTGGCAGAAAAGCAGATACTTCGTGCACAGAACATCCAAAACGCCACAGCGATAgaatggaggagaaaagagaaagagctgTCTGAAAAGAGAGCAAAGGAAGAAGCAATGCTCAGAGAGGCTCGCTCTGAACAGATTCGCAGCAATGAGCACTGCTGTACACATGAGATTGGCCGGCAGAAAGAGGAATTTGACATATGTCTGGAAAAGCTATTGGAAGGAATcaaagaagagaagcagaaggAGACGAAGCAGCATGAGGAAATGCAGCTTTGCTTAGAATGCCTCAAAGAACAGATAACGGAGCGTGAGCTCTTAGCTGAAGCCAAACACAGACTGGAAATGGAGGACACCAATCGGATGATGGAAGAAAGGGAGCAGAGATCTATGTGCATTACTGAGTACAAAGAGAGGAAGCTAAGGGAAATTAGGGCTGCACGCCTCCCTGATCAATACATTTTTGGTTTAGCAAGTAAAGCAGGGGTCTCAGTAGAGAAGTGTCTGGAATGTCATGAAGTGACCAACAAGGACATGCCAACCTACTTTCCACACATTGTCAAAGCAGCCAACAAACACTTACAAGCTGCATTGAATTCAACTGGATGAGGGTCTTGACAACAGAACTAAGGAATAATTATTGATTGACCTACCCAACTCCCCCTTTTCCTGCCTTGTCGCCccacatttctcttttctttaccTTTGATTCATGATATGATTACCTTACCACCATAAACAACCAGATTTTCCTAGAAGTCTATTCAGTTTGGGTTACATGTGTGGGTTTACCCCaggtgctctgctgtgttccACGGTCACACCAGAatagaaaaatgtcaaattattcattcattaaaaacaacttgcatgttcatttcatttattaatacTAATGCAAGTTGGTGAGGCTACAAATcagtttttgaaaaatatgcttGTATAATAATAACtcaaacaataaatattttcaccattttaaagaagaataaatataaatccaaTTAAAGAGCAGAGTTCCAATACACTTTAACTCAGATCGTGttcttaaatgaaaagcacaaactATGCTACAAGCCCCTCTGTTTACACACTTTTTTGAATACCATATCAacactttaacttttaaattcagGGAAGCcgggtttttttattttttgttttgtttaatacaTTATCTTAACATCAATACTCTTAATTTGAAAGGTTTTGTTAAGCTCtacctattttttttattttttcatgaaagaaaagtgtggcataatgacttttatttaatttgttttgatcTGTTCAGCTGTCGACTCTGAAACGGTTGGTACCTGTTTTACCCCAGGGCAGTTTGATGTCAATTGGAAAAtggtttgaacacaaatactcaaacacTGTTAAAAATGCTGCTTATTGAAATTCAGCTTGTTGATCAGTTAATATTTCATCAAATGCCAAAGATCTGTGTCGCTTTTCAGccactttttgaatcttttattttttaatgtccacTGATTTGGCCGATTACTCCTCAAAATGTTATTGAAATTGTTGACCACAAAAGGAGGGTATatatgtttgtcttgttttgatttttttctttttcttttccaataTTAGCTTGTATAATCTAATTTAAACTCAGTTACACACTGCAGCATATTAATCACTTTTCTGTTTATGTTTCCCTTCAATCTATGGGATCTGCgctccatgtctccacaacCACTCCCATCCGATGACAACTTCATCTCTTCCAACCCGACCAACTACGCCCTCCCCCTGGCTCGTTAGAGTGCAAGCTTACCACCGGGCCTGTAGGCGAGTATTAATTCCAAAAAAGGATCTCTACAAGGTTAAAATCCAGATCATTGACTCTTAAACTCCACTATAACAAATTGACTAAAAAAGCCGCATTGACAAGTCATTATAAGTTTGTTTTTGGAGTAGATCTGACAGGAGCTGATATCCGAACAGCTCGCCCCTAAGTCCCTTATGGTCAAACAGAACCGAATGGCCCTAGACCTACTACTGGCAGAAAAGTGTGATAGGATGATAAGAAGTTCTTGAAATACATTTCTCCCCAACAATACAACCCGTGGTGGCTGGGTGACCAGAGCCCTCTCCATCTTACGCACCATGACACATGACATGGCTGCAGACTCTGAAATTACTAAATAGAATCATCACCACGGCTCTGATGAAGGAAAACATGCCTCATCCCCCAGCTGAACAGATGATGTTGATAttgctgatgctgatgctgatgctgatgcgGATGCTGATTCtgctgatgaggatgatgatgatgatggtgacgggtgtaagggaaaattcaactgaccagttgtctcactacagtggccttggcaaacagggagtttgctacagcggacggacacagctgacaggcactgaggaggatttcatatctttttcattttacgttttatgaagcacctctttgtattaattctggcatgtcttctttttctcatactgtcttgtgaaacgcctcttggtataagtcctggctttttcaccttcgcagccagttgttcaatcctgagcacccgtgtaaactctgcagagcttactaatataaagactcaatggcaactccagtctgagaatttcattatttcaaatctcaagatgaatttccatcacaaattGGCGTCACGAACAGGATCCCTTGAAAGATCGTCTGGACCCCAGAAGTCTTCGGTGGCT
Above is a genomic segment from Pleuronectes platessa chromosome 16, fPlePla1.1, whole genome shotgun sequence containing:
- the LOC128458352 gene encoding cilia- and flagella-associated protein 45-like, translating into MANSNVKGAYYLSSDEYRMFISTAEVLTEENEKASNEVYQREQERHDAEKITLQSEWDKFLKMEQEREIAQLNMKKKEKAKAAKIKKCPLEHAKDLRMEDESEIQEFNRQILSAMYFPIQKAQLREIEQRKAKLLKEKKDMDSMLYAEHQKNCKRLDEKDEKYRQNAIKAAQEIQNQIQQNLEVKKLKDNMKKLEAQQVRETLVKMTQEDFTELQTKRENAQRFFQESMQSNNETIQAREQKRMGDKLAEKKKLQRMQKELERDAKYEEEQTRMRKEKDFELTKMWGQQKKNIDNLAEKQILRAQNIQNATAIEWRRKEKELSEKRAKEEAMLREARSEQIRSNEHCCTHEIGRQKEEFDICLEKLLEGIKEEKQKETKQHEEMQLCLECLKEQITERELLAEAKHRLEMEDTNRMMEEREQRSMCITEYKERKLREIRAARLPDQYIFGLASKAGVSVEKCLECHEVTNKDMPTYFPHIVKAANKHLQAALNSTG